A portion of the Coregonus clupeaformis isolate EN_2021a unplaced genomic scaffold, ASM2061545v1 scaf3161, whole genome shotgun sequence genome contains these proteins:
- the LOC123489675 gene encoding ras-related protein Rap-2a-like: MREYKVVVLGSGGVGKSALTVQFVTGTFIEKYDPTIEDFYRKEIEVDSSPSVLEILDTAGTEQFASMRDLYIKNGQGFILVYSLVNQQSFQDIKPMRDQIIRVKR, from the coding sequence ATGCGTGAGTATAAAGTCGTGGTCCTCGGCAGCGGAGGTGTCGGCAAGTCTGCTCTCACCGTGCAATTTGTGACCGGAACCTTCATAGAGAAGTATGACCCGACAATTGAAGATTTTTATCGAAAGGAGATCGAGGTGGATTCCTCCCCGTCGGTGCTGGAGATTCTGGACACTGCTGGGACAGAGCAGTTTGCTTCTATGAGAGACCTTTACATCAAGAACGGCCAGGGCTTCATACTAGTCTACAGTCTGGTCAACCAACAGAGTTTCCAAGACATCAAGCCAATGAGAGATCAGATCATCAGAGTTAAAAGGTGA